The Megalobrama amblycephala isolate DHTTF-2021 linkage group LG20, ASM1881202v1, whole genome shotgun sequence genome includes a window with the following:
- the fank1 gene encoding LOW QUALITY PROTEIN: fibronectin type 3 and ankyrin repeat domains 1 protein (The sequence of the model RefSeq protein was modified relative to this genomic sequence to represent the inferred CDS: deleted 1 base in 1 codon) produces the protein MDPAGVQQRSGVLTVGQVSHHSIELTWTREHGWTDPPDQWTCIILEQKNAGKNSYREIYKGYSTCFTVENLEPKTTYTFRLKVTWPSGQQRYYPSISASTEKEPLNGRNLHNAVLRNDEVELHRVLQSRTVIVDVPDKLDFTPLMIAVSRGFTSVVQILVHHGADVNRKNNSGKDSLMLACFHGHLDVVKFLRGCGASWTSRDRSGCCALHWATVGGHLPILQYLIQDGCEADVQDSDLWTPLMIVSLMSGDTAVASLLISAGADVNVKDKDGKTPLMVAVLNNHEHLVKMLLEKGADSNIQNKLGVNALDMAKAFDRGNIISLLLDEESEMSD, from the exons ATGGATCCTGCAG GTGTGCAGCAGCGGTCTGGGGTTCTGACTGTCGGACAGGTGAGCCATCACAGCATTGAGCTCACCTGGACAAGAGAACACGGATGGACCGACCCACCGGATCAGTGGACCTGCATCATCCTGGAACAGAAGAACGCCGGGAAAAACTCATATAGAGAGATATACAA GGGGTACAGCACATGCTTCACGGTGGAGAATCTAGAACCGAAAACTACCTACACATTCAGACTGAAGGTCACGTGGCCGTCTGGTCAGCAACGATATTACCCATCAATCTCTGCTTCAACAGAAA AGGAGCCTCTGAACGGGAGGAATCTTCACAATGCCGTCCTCAGGAATGATGAGGTGGAGCTCCATCGAGTGCTGCAGTCCAG AACGGTCATCGTGGACGTTCCTGACAAGCTGGACTTTACGCCTCTAATGATCGCCGTATCGAGGGGCTTTACTAG TGTAGTTCAGATTTTGGTGCATCATGGCGCAGATGTTAACAGAAAAAACAACAGTGGCAAAGACAG cCTGATGCTCGCGTGTTTTCACGGGCACCTGGACGTGGTGAAGTTCCTGCGCGGCTGCGGTGCGTCCTGGACCTCTCGAGACCGATCGGGCTGC TGCGCTCTGCACTGGGCCACAGTTGGAGGACACCTGCCCATCCTGCAGTACCTCATACAGGACGGGTGTGAG GCTGATGTGCAAGACAGCGACTTGTGGACTCCTCTCATGATCGTATCGCTTATGAGCGGAGACACGGCTGTAGCTTCACTGTTAATCAGTGCTGGTGCTGATGTTAATGTAAAGGACAAAGACGGGAAAACACCACTGATG GTGGCAGTGCTGAATAATCATGAGCATCTCGTTAAAATGCTTCTGGAGAAAGGAGCTGATTCAAACATTCAGAACAAG